Proteins found in one Thermoanaerobaculia bacterium genomic segment:
- a CDS encoding DUF3501 family protein, whose amino-acid sequence MEKIDAVAVKNLHEYEVARPEFRRRVIDVKSRRRVAVGPFVTLVFENRETALFQIQEMLRAERIVDPAKVQEEIDVFNTLLPDRGEVAATLFIEITDESRVKPILDAFIGLDEGRSLRLEIAGKEYFAKFEAGHGREDKISAVHYVRFPLGEKGRAALESARSARLVLEHGDYRAKTDLPPETIAELIEDLREP is encoded by the coding sequence ATGGAGAAGATTGACGCCGTCGCCGTGAAGAACCTGCACGAGTACGAGGTGGCGCGGCCGGAGTTCCGTCGCCGCGTGATCGACGTGAAGAGCCGCCGGCGCGTCGCGGTCGGGCCGTTCGTGACGCTCGTCTTCGAGAACCGCGAGACCGCGCTCTTCCAGATCCAGGAGATGCTGCGGGCCGAGCGGATCGTCGATCCAGCGAAGGTCCAGGAGGAGATCGACGTCTTCAACACGCTCCTCCCCGATCGAGGGGAAGTGGCCGCGACGCTGTTCATCGAGATCACCGACGAGAGCCGCGTGAAGCCGATCCTCGACGCCTTCATCGGCCTCGACGAGGGCCGCAGCCTGCGGCTGGAGATCGCCGGAAAGGAATATTTCGCGAAGTTCGAGGCGGGACACGGACGGGAGGATAAGATTTCCGCCGTGCACTACGTGCGGTTCCCTCTCGGAGAAAAGGGCCGCGCCGCCCTCGAATCGGCCCGGTCCGCGCGCCTCGTTCTCGAGCACGGCGACTACCGGGCGAAGACCGATCTCCCGCCGGAAACGATCGCGGAGCTGATCGAGGACCTCCGGGAGCCCTGA